From Mustela erminea isolate mMusErm1 chromosome 1, mMusErm1.Pri, whole genome shotgun sequence, a single genomic window includes:
- the OLIG1 gene encoding oligodendrocyte transcription factor 1, giving the protein MYYALSQARVNAAPATMLRPQRPGDVQLGASLYELVGYRQPPSASSSSSSTSSSSTATPLLPKAAREKPEAPAEPLGAGAGPGAHAGGGSRADAKEEHQQQLRRKINSRERKRMQDLNLAMDALREVILPYSAAHCQGAPGRKLSKIATLLLARNYILLLGSSLQELRRALGEGAGPAAPRLLLAGLPLLAAAPGSVLLAPGAVGPPDALRPAKYLSLALDEPPCGQFALPGGGAGGGAGGPGLCTCAVCKFPHLVPAGLGLAAVQAQFSK; this is encoded by the coding sequence aTGTACTATGCGCTTTCCCAGGCGCGCGTGAACGCGGCCCCCGCGACCATGCTGCGGCCACAGCGGCCCGGAGACGTGCAGCTCGGGGCCTCCCTGTACGAGTTGGTGGGCTACCGGCAGCcgccctccgcctcctcctcctcctcctccacgtCCTCCTCCTCCACGGcgacccccctcctccccaaggcGGCGCGCGAGAAGCCCGAGGCGCCCGCCGAGCCGCTGGGCGCGGGAGCGGGGCCCGGCGCGCACGCGGGCGGCGGCTCCCGGGCGGACGCCAAAGAGGAGCATCAACAGCAGCTGCGGCGCAAGATCAACAGCCGCGAGCGGAAGCGCATGCAGGACCTGAACCTGGCCATGGACGCGCTGCGCGAGGTCATCCTGCCCTACTCGGCGGCTCACTGCCAGGGCGCGCCCGGCCGCAAGCTCTCCAAGATCGCCACGCTGCTGCTCGCCCGCAACTACATCCTGCTGCTGGGCAGCTCGCTGCAGGAGCTGCGCCGCGCGCTGGGCGAGGGCGCCGGACCTGCGGCGCCGCGCCTGCTGCTGGCCGGCCTGCCGCTGCTGGCCGCCGCGCCCGGCTCCGTGCTGCTGGCGCCTGGCGCCGTGGGGCCTCCCGACGCGCTGCGCCCCGCCAAGTACCTGTCGCTGGCGCTCGACGAGCCGCCGTGCGGCCAGTTCGCGCTCcccggcggcggcgcgggcggcggcgcgggcggcccGGGCCTCTGTACCTGCGCGGTCTGCAAGTTCCCGCACCTCGTCCCCGCCGGCTTGGGCCTGGCCGCGGTGCAGGCGCAGTTTTCCAAGTGA